One window from the genome of Desulfovibrio psychrotolerans encodes:
- a CDS encoding ABC transporter ATP-binding protein: MEQIPAHTPGTDAETAPRAASQATPAPLLDVRGLTTVFHTAKGDVTAVDDVSFSLRPGRTLGLVGESGCGKSVTALSIMRLLPHPAGETTRGEVLFNGKNLLALPEKDMRTVRGNDISMIFQEPMTSLNPVFRVGDQVAEVIRLHKRLGRKEAWKEAVDLLQQVGIPSPEQRAREFPHQMSGGMRQRVMIAIALACTPRLIIADEPTTALDVTIQGQILDLMNTLSRETGSALLLITHDLGVVAESAEDVIVMYAGRIVEQSPVADLFANPLHPYTQGLLRSIPALPSPARQPGGLPCGKHQNTTGHGTNQAPEDEATPRPEHEAEHGSTLACAPGSARRTPLQTIPGTVPPLHALPAGCKFSDRCDRAFAPCATGEPPLFYPVPGHGVRCWLHA; the protein is encoded by the coding sequence ATGGAACAGATACCGGCCCACACACCCGGCACCGATGCTGAAACCGCCCCCCGCGCAGCGTCTCAGGCAACGCCTGCCCCGCTGCTGGATGTGCGCGGCCTCACCACCGTTTTCCACACCGCCAAAGGCGATGTCACCGCCGTGGACGACGTAAGCTTCTCCCTGCGCCCCGGCCGCACGCTGGGACTGGTGGGCGAGTCGGGCTGCGGCAAAAGCGTAACGGCTCTTTCCATCATGCGCCTGCTGCCCCATCCCGCCGGAGAGACCACCCGCGGCGAGGTGCTGTTCAACGGCAAAAACCTGCTCGCCCTGCCGGAAAAAGATATGCGTACCGTGCGCGGCAACGACATCTCCATGATTTTTCAGGAACCCATGACTTCCCTGAACCCGGTTTTCCGGGTGGGCGACCAAGTGGCGGAGGTCATCCGGCTGCATAAAAGGCTCGGCAGAAAAGAGGCATGGAAAGAGGCTGTAGACCTGCTGCAGCAGGTGGGCATTCCCTCGCCGGAGCAGCGGGCCCGCGAATTCCCTCACCAGATGAGCGGCGGCATGCGCCAGCGGGTGATGATCGCCATCGCCCTTGCCTGCACCCCCCGCCTGATTATTGCGGACGAACCCACCACCGCGCTGGATGTGACCATTCAGGGCCAGATTCTTGACCTCATGAACACCCTCTCCCGTGAGACGGGTTCCGCCCTTCTGCTCATCACCCACGACCTCGGCGTGGTGGCGGAATCGGCGGAAGACGTCATCGTCATGTACGCCGGGCGCATCGTGGAGCAAAGCCCGGTGGCCGATCTTTTTGCCAATCCGCTGCATCCCTACACGCAGGGACTTTTGCGGTCCATTCCCGCACTGCCTTCCCCCGCCCGGCAGCCCGGCGGCCTTCCCTGCGGCAAACACCAGAACACCACAGGGCACGGCACGAATCAGGCACCGGAAGACGAAGCAACGCCGCGCCCGGAACATGAAGCGGAGCACGGTTCCACACTCGCATGTGCCCCCGGTTCTGCACGCCGCACGCCGCTGCAAACCATTCCCGGCACGGTGCCGCCTTTGCACGCCCTGCCTGCGGGCTGCAAATTCAGCGACCGCTGCGACAGAGCGTTCGCCCCCTGTGCCACCGGGGAACCGCCCCTCTTTTATCCCGTTCCGGGGCACGGCGTGCGTTGCTGGCTCCACGCCTGA
- a CDS encoding branched-chain amino acid ABC transporter permease: MTPVAIMDLSSFLQYLFSGLTVGATYGLTGLGFTIIFNTTGVINFAQGEFVMLGGMLAVAFQALLGLPLPVSVVLAVLGATLTGAVVERLAIRPVRTAPHINLIIITIGVSILIRSLVMLLWDRDTHTLPHFSGTEPITVGGATLMPQSLWILGITALVLVALRAFFSRSIFGKAMLACAHQRKAAWLVGISVEQMVLLSFMISAFVGAVGGVILAPMTMTAFDVGILLGLKGFAACILGGLGNPFGAAAGGLLLGVLESFGAGVISSAYKDAFAFIILLLLLFVRPSGLFGKAEVKRV, from the coding sequence ATGACCCCGGTTGCCATCATGGATCTTTCCAGTTTTCTGCAATACCTGTTCTCCGGCCTTACCGTGGGAGCCACCTACGGCCTGACGGGGCTGGGCTTTACCATTATCTTCAACACCACCGGCGTGATTAACTTTGCGCAGGGCGAGTTTGTGATGCTGGGCGGCATGCTGGCGGTGGCGTTTCAGGCACTGCTGGGGCTGCCGCTGCCCGTTTCTGTGGTGCTTGCGGTGCTGGGAGCCACGCTGACAGGCGCGGTGGTGGAGCGGCTGGCCATACGCCCGGTGCGTACTGCGCCGCATATAAATCTTATCATCATCACCATAGGCGTATCCATTCTCATCCGCAGCCTTGTGATGCTGCTGTGGGACAGGGACACCCATACCCTGCCGCATTTTTCCGGCACTGAACCCATAACCGTGGGCGGCGCTACGCTTATGCCGCAGAGCCTGTGGATTCTGGGCATAACCGCACTGGTGCTGGTTGCGCTGCGGGCGTTTTTCAGCAGGTCCATCTTCGGCAAGGCCATGCTGGCGTGTGCGCATCAGCGCAAGGCGGCGTGGCTGGTGGGCATTAGTGTGGAGCAGATGGTGCTGCTTTCGTTCATGATTTCCGCGTTTGTGGGGGCCGTGGGCGGTGTGATTCTTGCCCCCATGACCATGACCGCCTTTGACGTGGGGATTCTGCTGGGGCTGAAGGGGTTTGCGGCCTGTATTCTCGGCGGGCTGGGCAATCCCTTCGGTGCGGCGGCGGGCGGACTTTTGCTGGGCGTTCTGGAATCCTTCGGGGCGGGGGTCATATCCTCTGCGTATAAGGACGCCTTTGCTTTCATCATCCTGCTGTTACTGCTGTTCGTGCGTCCTTCGGGCCTGTTCGGCAAGGCTGAGGTGAAGCGCGTATGA
- a CDS encoding branched-chain amino acid ABC transporter permease, producing MTCAPSSFSVPASYRSLVSVSVFFVCLLAMPYVLPNPYYVSTLTLACINAIIVVGLNLLLGFAGQISLGHAAFYGIAAYATGIATATYGLPMEAGFFIAVGLTGLVALLVGIPTLKLTGHYLAMGTLGFGIIVFIFLNESIELTGGPSGMVGIPRLALFGYEFWSDNAYFYLVSAVLCCILLLSLNLIRSRFGRALKAIHTSEKAAMCMGVDIARYKLAVFVFSALYAGVAGFLYAHYLGFVAPSSFGFHFSVQLIVMVVLGGMASVWGAVAGAIFLTVLPEFLRVFETIEPLIYGSILVLSMMFMPKGLAGGAEMLCRRARRLCGGLRAPAGAPEAGPQSGPESGQENGSTGALPTGQPPDAGAVRGGSNG from the coding sequence ATGACCTGTGCCCCGTCCTCCTTTTCCGTGCCTGCGAGCTACCGCTCGCTGGTGTCTGTTTCGGTCTTTTTCGTCTGCCTGCTGGCCATGCCGTATGTGCTGCCCAACCCCTACTACGTGAGCACGCTCACCCTTGCCTGCATTAACGCCATTATCGTGGTGGGGCTGAATCTGCTGCTGGGATTCGCCGGTCAGATATCGCTGGGGCACGCCGCCTTTTACGGCATAGCTGCCTATGCCACGGGCATTGCCACGGCTACCTACGGCCTGCCCATGGAGGCGGGGTTTTTCATCGCCGTGGGGCTGACGGGGCTGGTGGCGCTGCTGGTGGGCATTCCCACGCTCAAGCTCACCGGGCATTATCTGGCCATGGGCACGCTGGGTTTCGGGATCATCGTCTTTATTTTTCTGAACGAGTCCATTGAGCTTACGGGAGGGCCTTCCGGCATGGTGGGCATCCCGCGTCTTGCCCTGTTCGGGTATGAATTCTGGTCTGACAACGCTTATTTCTATCTGGTTTCCGCCGTGCTGTGCTGCATCCTGTTGCTGTCGCTGAATCTTATCCGTTCCCGGTTCGGCAGGGCGCTCAAGGCCATACACACCAGCGAGAAGGCCGCCATGTGCATGGGTGTGGATATTGCCCGCTACAAGCTGGCGGTGTTTGTGTTCTCCGCACTGTATGCGGGGGTGGCGGGCTTTTTGTATGCTCACTATCTGGGGTTTGTGGCGCCTTCTTCCTTCGGGTTTCATTTTTCCGTGCAGCTCATCGTGATGGTGGTGCTCGGAGGCATGGCATCTGTGTGGGGAGCGGTGGCGGGTGCGATTTTTCTCACCGTGCTGCCTGAGTTTCTGCGGGTGTTTGAAACCATTGAACCGCTTATCTATGGCAGCATTCTGGTGCTGAGCATGATGTTTATGCCCAAGGGGCTGGCAGGCGGTGCGGAAATGCTGTGCCGCAGGGCGCGGCGGCTATGCGGAGGGCTGCGCGCCCCGGCAGGTGCCCCGGAAGCCGGACCGCAAAGCGGACCTGAAAGCGGACAGGAAAACGGTTCCACCGGCGCATTGCCGACGGGCCAACCCCCTGACGCGGGTGCGGTGCGGGGAGGTTCCAATGGCTGA
- a CDS encoding ABC transporter ATP-binding protein, with protein sequence MADTLLRCSDISVSFGGVKALAGVSCGLEQGRITAIIGPNGAGKTTLLNVITGMVSSEGGVILLRGGKAVSAGQGKGDTPSRNGEEWEDMGLLPPFRRAMRGIMRTFQNLEIFTNMSVLENVMAGRHRKGGYSVADAFFKTPRYRREEREAEAAALRALEFVGLADMAHMPAGEMAYGSQRLLEIARVVAAEPVLLLLDEPAAGLNMRETQQLGALIRRVRDELGITVALVEHDMELVMDISDHIVVLCFGEVLATGTPLEIQRNPAVIAAYLGDDEDDGGAGGACGGGDAVAAGNVGNAGSGRDHASLNAQTGTGGN encoded by the coding sequence ATGGCTGATACGCTGCTGCGCTGCTCTGACATTTCCGTGAGCTTTGGAGGCGTGAAGGCCCTTGCCGGCGTTTCCTGCGGGCTGGAACAGGGGCGCATTACCGCCATTATCGGTCCCAACGGTGCGGGAAAGACCACGCTGCTGAACGTGATAACCGGCATGGTGTCCAGCGAGGGAGGGGTCATTCTTCTGCGTGGCGGGAAGGCTGTATCCGCCGGGCAGGGCAAGGGGGACACCCCTTCCCGGAACGGGGAAGAGTGGGAGGATATGGGCTTGCTGCCCCCCTTCCGCAGGGCCATGCGCGGGATTATGCGCACGTTTCAGAATCTGGAAATTTTTACCAACATGAGCGTGCTGGAAAACGTTATGGCGGGCAGGCACCGCAAGGGCGGCTACAGTGTTGCGGACGCCTTTTTCAAGACACCGCGATACCGCCGTGAGGAACGCGAGGCCGAAGCTGCCGCCCTGCGCGCGCTTGAGTTTGTGGGGCTGGCGGACATGGCCCATATGCCCGCAGGCGAGATGGCCTATGGCAGCCAGCGGTTGCTGGAGATTGCCCGGGTGGTGGCGGCGGAGCCCGTGCTGCTTCTGCTGGATGAACCGGCGGCCGGGCTGAACATGCGCGAGACGCAGCAGCTTGGTGCGCTTATCCGTCGTGTGCGGGATGAGCTGGGCATAACCGTGGCGCTGGTGGAACACGACATGGAGCTGGTTATGGATATCAGCGACCATATTGTGGTGCTCTGTTTCGGTGAGGTGCTGGCCACGGGCACGCCGCTGGAGATTCAGCGCAACCCTGCCGTTATTGCCGCGTATCTGGGGGATGACGAGGACGACGGGGGTGCCGGAGGTGCATGTGGCGGCGGTGACGCCGTGGCCGCCGGGAATGTCGGGAATGCCGGGAGCGGGCGGGACCATGCGTCCCTGAACGCGCAGACCGGCACGGGAGGAAACTGA